From a single Bacillus gobiensis genomic region:
- a CDS encoding post-transcriptional regulator yields the protein MDKHPAELYKDHLRPFLYSKLEEFKILGYDDVELGSLWSYLIEKKWRKMQEPQIHALADSILSVKIGEYMNYATVESFKTSNWFESEEGSQVLEDLLK from the coding sequence ATAGATAAGCATCCGGCTGAACTCTATAAAGATCATCTCAGGCCTTTTCTGTACAGCAAGCTTGAAGAATTTAAAATTCTGGGCTACGATGATGTAGAACTGGGAAGTCTATGGTCATACTTAATTGAGAAAAAGTGGAGAAAAATGCAGGAACCACAAATTCATGCTCTCGCCGACTCCATTTTGTCAGTAAAAATCGGCGAATATATGAACTATGCGACAGTAGAATCTTTTAAAACGTCAAATTGGTTTGAGAGTGAAGAAGGTTCACAAGTATTAGAGGATCTTTTAAAGTAG
- the spoVB gene encoding stage V sporulation protein B codes for MVRQTFLKGTIILIAAGLITRVLGFLNRLVMARFIGEEGVGLFMMAAPTLFLAATITQFGLPVAISKMVAESEAKGDHKKTRNILVISLSVTGILSLIFTPLLLFFAPLMAETLFTDRRTLYPLLAVTPVVPIIAISAVLRGYFQGKQNMSPLAISQVLEQIVRISLVAVCTAAFLPYGIEYAAAGAMISAVLGEFVSLGYLLIAFKWNQTIRVRKKFFKTVIEARGSLKPLMSIAVPTTGSRFIGNLSWFFEPIVVAQSLALAGVATASATAQYGELAGYALPLLALPSFITYSLSTALVPAISEGMAQKKLQVVDYRLSQAFRLCLLSGGLSVIILFCFAEPLLTIMYGSDRAAIYVKVMAPFFLLYYFQGPLQAVLQALNLAGAAMINSLIGAFVKTGLIFVLAARPSLGIMGAALAIVIGMTLVTFLHIATVFKVLPISINVKEYVLCFFTIALTGVSAKLMMERLHPFSSPTENLLLWIILTTFIYFVFLLLFQLVKKEELKRIPMIGRWVS; via the coding sequence ATGGTAAGGCAAACATTTTTAAAAGGGACAATTATACTGATTGCAGCTGGTTTGATTACGAGAGTTCTCGGATTTTTAAATCGGCTCGTAATGGCCAGGTTTATTGGTGAGGAGGGTGTTGGGTTGTTTATGATGGCTGCCCCGACGTTATTTTTGGCAGCCACCATTACGCAATTCGGACTTCCTGTCGCCATTAGCAAAATGGTAGCTGAATCAGAAGCAAAAGGCGATCATAAAAAAACACGAAATATATTGGTAATTTCACTAAGTGTGACTGGAATATTAAGTCTTATATTCACACCTTTGCTTTTGTTTTTTGCCCCCCTTATGGCTGAAACCTTATTCACAGACCGAAGGACACTTTATCCACTGCTCGCTGTCACCCCTGTTGTCCCGATTATTGCGATTTCCGCTGTTCTCAGAGGCTATTTTCAAGGGAAACAGAATATGAGCCCACTTGCCATCTCCCAAGTCCTTGAACAAATCGTGAGAATATCGCTCGTTGCGGTTTGTACGGCAGCGTTTCTCCCGTATGGCATTGAATACGCCGCCGCAGGAGCGATGATATCGGCTGTTTTAGGAGAGTTCGTATCACTTGGCTATTTGCTGATTGCTTTTAAGTGGAATCAAACAATCCGGGTACGAAAAAAATTTTTCAAAACAGTAATAGAAGCAAGAGGTTCTTTAAAGCCGTTGATGTCTATCGCTGTTCCGACAACAGGGAGCAGATTTATCGGGAACTTATCGTGGTTTTTTGAGCCGATTGTCGTAGCACAAAGCCTCGCCCTCGCAGGAGTTGCCACTGCAAGCGCCACCGCACAGTACGGTGAGCTTGCGGGTTATGCTTTGCCCCTGCTCGCGCTTCCTAGCTTTATTACGTATTCTCTTTCAACAGCTTTAGTTCCGGCAATCAGTGAAGGTATGGCACAAAAAAAACTTCAAGTGGTTGATTACCGTCTGAGCCAAGCATTCCGGCTATGCTTATTAAGCGGGGGATTGTCCGTTATTATTCTGTTTTGCTTTGCTGAACCCTTGCTTACAATTATGTACGGATCGGATCGCGCCGCCATATATGTCAAAGTAATGGCACCTTTTTTTCTCCTATACTATTTTCAAGGTCCTCTTCAGGCTGTCTTGCAAGCTCTCAACCTGGCAGGAGCCGCAATGATCAACAGCCTTATAGGAGCTTTCGTCAAAACCGGACTCATATTTGTCCTCGCTGCCCGGCCGTCACTGGGAATTATGGGCGCCGCACTTGCCATTGTAATCGGCATGACTCTTGTTACATTTTTGCATATTGCAACCGTATTTAAAGTACTTCCAATCAGCATAAATGTGAAAGAATATGTACTATGTTTTTTCACGATTGCTCTTACGGGAGTGTCAGCCAAGTTGATGATGGAACGATTGCACCCGTTTTCGTCTCCCACAGAAAACTTATTGCTTTGGATCATCCTGACAACGTTCATTTACTTTGTTTTCTTGCTGCTGTTTCAACTCGTAAAAAAAGAAGAGCTAAAACGCATCCCTATGATTGGAAGATGGGTATCCTGA
- a CDS encoding DUF421 domain-containing protein, whose protein sequence is MHEILLVAFRTVLLYIVILIVFRLMGKREIGELSILDLVVFIMIAEIAVLGIEDLKANILQTIVPIVLLMAIQISLAYLSLKSQKLRQVLDGKPTIIIDRGEIDEHAMRKQRYNFDDLMIQLRENEVEKVSDVSYAILEPSGKLTVLKKGKDGENNIIEVPLVIDGIIQTNHLQQIGKDEGWLRDKLMEKGYTTPSQISFCSYQGGELYIDEKDGR, encoded by the coding sequence ATGCATGAGATTTTGTTGGTAGCCTTTCGGACGGTATTGCTATATATTGTCATATTGATTGTTTTTCGTTTGATGGGCAAAAGAGAAATAGGTGAATTAAGCATATTAGATTTAGTCGTATTTATAATGATCGCAGAAATTGCTGTATTAGGAATTGAGGATCTAAAAGCTAATATACTACAAACCATTGTACCTATTGTCCTTTTAATGGCAATACAGATTTCACTTGCTTATTTATCTCTGAAAAGCCAAAAGCTACGGCAAGTATTGGATGGCAAGCCAACGATCATCATTGATCGAGGTGAAATCGACGAGCATGCGATGAGAAAGCAGCGGTATAATTTTGATGATTTAATGATTCAATTAAGGGAAAATGAAGTCGAAAAGGTATCAGACGTTTCCTATGCCATATTGGAACCGTCAGGAAAGCTAACGGTTTTAAAAAAAGGGAAAGACGGAGAAAACAATATAATAGAAGTGCCTCTAGTGATCGATGGCATTATTCAAACGAATCACTTACAGCAAATTGGCAAAGATGAAGGGTGGTTGAGAGATAAATTAATGGAAAAAGGGTATACAACTCCTTCGCAGATTTCTTTTTGCAGCTATCAAGGCGGGGAGTTATACATTGACGAAAAAGATGGAAGATAG
- a CDS encoding TIGR04086 family membrane protein: MTETKQVGRGIVYGLITIFALMLISSLILSLLLTFTSLREPSMNWIVTALSFITIFIGGIVSAGKAKERGWLIGAITAISYTLILLLFQYLGFGKGISLEQGYYHAGFLLTCMLGGIFGVNLFGSRSK; encoded by the coding sequence ATGACAGAAACTAAGCAGGTGGGAAGAGGGATTGTTTACGGCCTCATCACCATTTTTGCGCTCATGTTGATTTCAAGCCTCATTCTATCTTTGTTGCTAACCTTTACGTCTTTGAGAGAGCCGTCCATGAATTGGATCGTCACCGCTCTTTCTTTTATTACTATATTTATCGGGGGCATTGTTTCAGCAGGGAAAGCAAAGGAACGAGGATGGCTCATAGGGGCAATCACTGCTATTTCCTATACGTTAATTCTTTTGCTTTTTCAATATTTAGGGTTTGGAAAAGGAATTTCGTTAGAGCAAGGCTATTACCATGCCGGATTTCTTTTGACTTGTATGCTCGGAGGGATTTTCGGAGTCAATTTATTTGGCAGCCGATCCAAATAA
- the yajC gene encoding preprotein translocase subunit YajC — protein sequence MLTTILPIVLMFAVLYFLLIRPQQKQQKAVRQMQEELKKGDKVVTIGGLHGVVDSLDESKVVIKVNENTRLTFDRRAIKEAPAE from the coding sequence ATCTTAACAACAATACTACCGATAGTCCTTATGTTTGCTGTTCTTTATTTTCTTTTAATTCGTCCTCAGCAAAAACAGCAGAAGGCTGTACGACAAATGCAGGAGGAATTGAAAAAAGGAGATAAAGTAGTAACTATTGGAGGTTTGCACGGCGTCGTTGATTCACTTGATGAGAGCAAGGTTGTCATTAAAGTGAATGAAAATACACGCCTTACATTTGACCGACGCGCTATCAAGGAAGCTCCTGCTGAATAA
- the tgt gene encoding tRNA guanosine(34) transglycosylase Tgt, translating to MTLPIRYELIKTCKQTGARLGKVHTPHGSFDTPAFMPVGTLATVKTMAPEDLKEMGAGIILSNTYHLWLRPGHDIVKEAGGLHKFMNWDRAILTDSGGFQVFSLSEFRKIEEEGVHFRNHLNGDKLFLSPEKAMDIQNALGSDIMMAFDECPPYPAEHKYMKRSVERTSRWAERCLAAHQRPDEQGLFGIVQGGEYEDLRKQSASDLISLDFPGYAIGGLSVGEPKDVMNRVLDFTVPLLPDHKPRYLMGVGSPDSLIDGAIRGVDMFDCVLPTRIARNGTLMTSKGRLVVKNAKYERDFRPIDEECGCYTCRNYSRAYVRHLLRCNETFGIRLTSYHNLHFLLELMGQVREAIRQDRLQDFRGEFFESYGFNLPNAKSF from the coding sequence TTGACGCTGCCCATACGTTATGAATTGATAAAAACATGCAAACAAACCGGTGCCAGGCTCGGAAAGGTCCATACTCCCCATGGATCATTTGATACGCCTGCATTTATGCCGGTTGGAACGCTTGCCACTGTAAAAACCATGGCTCCTGAAGATTTGAAAGAAATGGGAGCAGGCATCATTTTAAGCAACACGTACCATTTATGGTTACGTCCAGGCCATGACATCGTAAAAGAAGCAGGCGGCCTTCACAAGTTTATGAACTGGGACAGGGCGATTCTTACGGATTCAGGCGGATTTCAGGTTTTTTCTCTGAGCGAATTCCGGAAAATCGAAGAAGAAGGTGTCCATTTTAGAAATCATTTAAACGGAGACAAGCTCTTTTTATCACCTGAGAAAGCAATGGACATTCAAAATGCGCTTGGTTCCGATATAATGATGGCATTTGATGAATGCCCTCCGTATCCTGCTGAGCACAAATATATGAAAAGATCGGTAGAACGAACGAGCCGTTGGGCAGAAAGGTGCCTCGCTGCTCATCAAAGGCCTGATGAGCAAGGATTATTTGGGATTGTTCAAGGCGGAGAGTATGAAGATCTCAGAAAGCAAAGTGCTAGTGATTTAATTTCTTTAGACTTTCCTGGATATGCCATAGGCGGGCTCTCTGTTGGCGAACCGAAGGATGTCATGAACAGGGTGCTTGATTTTACTGTTCCGCTTCTTCCAGATCATAAGCCGCGCTACCTCATGGGAGTAGGATCTCCTGATTCCCTGATTGACGGTGCGATCCGCGGCGTAGACATGTTTGATTGTGTACTGCCGACACGGATTGCCAGAAATGGAACCTTAATGACGAGCAAAGGGCGTTTGGTCGTGAAAAACGCCAAGTATGAACGGGATTTTCGCCCGATTGACGAAGAATGCGGCTGCTATACTTGCAGAAATTATTCTAGAGCATATGTCCGCCATTTGCTTCGCTGCAACGAAACGTTTGGAATACGATTAACTTCTTATCATAATCTGCATTTTCTGTTAGAATTAATGGGGCAGGTTCGAGAAGCCATACGCCAAGATCGCTTACAGGATTTCCGAGGAGAATTTTTCGAAAGCTACGGCTTTAATCTTCCGAATGCCAAAAGCTTCTAA
- the queA gene encoding tRNA preQ1(34) S-adenosylmethionine ribosyltransferase-isomerase QueA yields the protein MKVNLFDFDLPEHLIAQVPLQERDASRLMVLDKKTGEITHSAFKEITSFFKPGDCLVLNNTRVLPARLHGHKPETGGNVEVLLLKQEENDTWETLAKPARRVKIGTKLSFGDGRLTAECIGEKDHGGRILRFSYQGIFYEVLESLGEMPLPPYIKEQLGDKERYQTVYSKEAGSAAAPTAGLHFTEEILTDLEEKGVYVAYITLHVGLGTFRPVNADDIEAHEMHAEFYEMNTETAELLNRVKKEGGRIVAVGTTSTRTMETIAQNYDGRFEASSGWTSIFIYPGYTFQAIDAMITNFHLPKSSLIMLVSALATRENILHAYEEAVRNEYRFFSFGDAMLIK from the coding sequence ATGAAAGTAAATTTATTTGATTTTGACCTTCCGGAGCATTTAATCGCACAAGTGCCCCTGCAAGAAAGGGACGCTTCACGATTGATGGTCCTTGATAAAAAAACAGGAGAAATCACTCACTCTGCATTTAAAGAAATCACAAGCTTCTTTAAGCCGGGGGATTGTCTCGTATTAAATAACACAAGGGTGCTTCCAGCAAGACTGCATGGGCATAAGCCGGAAACAGGCGGAAATGTTGAAGTTCTTCTATTAAAACAGGAAGAAAATGATACGTGGGAAACGCTGGCTAAGCCGGCAAGGCGGGTGAAAATAGGAACGAAATTATCCTTCGGTGACGGAAGATTGACGGCTGAATGTATCGGTGAAAAGGATCACGGCGGAAGGATTTTGCGATTCAGCTATCAAGGGATTTTTTATGAGGTGCTGGAATCACTTGGGGAAATGCCGCTTCCGCCATACATTAAAGAGCAGCTTGGCGATAAGGAACGGTATCAGACCGTTTATTCAAAGGAAGCTGGTTCCGCAGCCGCACCGACTGCAGGCCTGCATTTTACTGAAGAAATTTTAACAGATCTGGAAGAAAAGGGAGTTTACGTTGCGTATATTACGCTTCACGTCGGTTTAGGAACGTTTAGGCCTGTCAATGCAGATGACATTGAAGCGCACGAAATGCACGCAGAATTTTACGAAATGAATACAGAAACCGCAGAACTCTTAAATCGCGTGAAAAAAGAGGGGGGGCGGATCGTTGCAGTAGGGACGACCTCTACACGGACAATGGAAACGATCGCCCAAAACTATGATGGCCGATTTGAGGCATCCAGTGGGTGGACATCTATTTTCATTTATCCCGGTTATACTTTTCAGGCAATCGATGCTATGATTACAAATTTCCATTTGCCAAAATCTTCATTGATCATGTTGGTAAGTGCATTAGCAACTAGAGAAAACATCTTGCATGCGTACGAAGAAGCAGTTCGAAATGAATATCGTTTCTTTAGCTTTGGAGATGCAATGCTGATTAAATAA
- a CDS encoding DUF2905 domain-containing protein, with translation MTEFPKILMILGAVLLAIGFFMQFIGKLPGDILVKRGNFTFFFPVVTCIVISILLTIIFSIFGRFK, from the coding sequence ATGACTGAATTTCCTAAGATTTTAATGATTCTTGGTGCAGTTCTTTTGGCTATCGGTTTTTTTATGCAATTCATTGGCAAGCTTCCCGGAGATATTTTGGTGAAACGGGGGAATTTCACCTTCTTTTTTCCAGTTGTCACCTGTATAGTGATTAGTATTCTCTTAACGATTATCTTTTCGATTTTCGGCAGATTTAAATAA
- the ruvB gene encoding Holliday junction branch migration DNA helicase RuvB: MDERLVSSEADSHESVFEQSLRPRNLNQYIGQEKVKDNLRIFIDAAKMREEALDHVLLYGPPGLGKTTLAAIVANEMGVEIRTTSGPAIERPGDLAAILTALEPGDVLFIDEIHRLHRSIEEVLYPAMEDFCLDIVIGKGPSARSVRLDLPPFTLVGATTRVGLLTAPLRDRFGVLSRLEYYNQGDLSDIVMRTSDLFEITIEKSAAFEIARRSRGTPRIANRLLKRVRDFAQVLGNSCISEEIAKDALERLQVDRLGLDDVDHKLLLAMIEKFRGGPVGIDTISATIGEESHTIEDVYEPYLLQIGFIQRTPRGRVITPLVYEHFQMEVPKYD, from the coding sequence ATGGATGAACGTCTAGTATCAAGTGAAGCAGACAGCCATGAATCCGTTTTTGAACAAAGCTTAAGACCCCGTAATCTTAATCAATACATAGGTCAGGAAAAAGTAAAAGACAACCTCCGTATTTTTATTGATGCAGCAAAGATGCGTGAAGAAGCGCTCGATCACGTCCTTCTCTACGGTCCGCCCGGATTGGGAAAGACGACGCTAGCTGCGATTGTCGCCAATGAAATGGGCGTCGAAATTCGGACAACTTCAGGACCTGCAATCGAAAGGCCGGGAGATTTAGCAGCGATTCTAACAGCTCTTGAGCCTGGGGATGTTCTGTTTATTGATGAAATTCACCGCCTCCATCGTTCAATCGAAGAGGTGCTGTATCCCGCAATGGAAGATTTTTGTCTCGATATTGTCATAGGAAAGGGCCCGTCTGCCAGATCTGTAAGATTGGATCTTCCCCCGTTCACTCTTGTCGGTGCAACGACGAGGGTGGGGTTATTAACAGCTCCTTTGCGAGACAGATTTGGTGTTTTATCGCGGCTTGAGTATTATAATCAGGGAGATCTTTCCGATATAGTCATGAGAACTTCTGATTTGTTTGAAATTACGATTGAGAAATCAGCAGCTTTTGAAATTGCCAGAAGATCAAGAGGAACCCCGCGAATCGCAAATCGTTTGCTTAAAAGAGTGCGGGATTTTGCCCAGGTGCTGGGAAACAGCTGCATTAGCGAAGAAATTGCCAAAGATGCCTTAGAACGGCTTCAGGTAGACAGGCTCGGACTAGATGATGTAGACCATAAGCTTCTATTAGCGATGATTGAAAAATTTAGAGGCGGACCGGTTGGCATTGATACCATTTCTGCAACAATCGGTGAAGAATCGCATACGATTGAAGATGTATACGAGCCATATTTGCTGCAGATAGGGTTTATTCAGCGAACTCCCCGGGGACGGGTGATTACTCCGCTTGTGTATGAGCATTTTCAAATGGAGGTCCCTAAGTATGACTGA
- the ruvA gene encoding Holliday junction branch migration protein RuvA translates to MIEFVRGTIDFVSPQYVVIDNGGIGYQIYTPNPFIYKKEMQVTIYTYHHVREDVFALYGFQMREEKILFTKLLNVTGIGPKGALAILASGDPDAVVSAIENEDEAFLVKFPGVGKKTARQIILDLKGKLSDVAPAISTDLFTHEEHEKQAQSEASIDEALEALRVLGYADREIHKVLPHLKEEAALSTDQYVKIALKKLLK, encoded by the coding sequence GTGATTGAATTTGTCAGAGGTACAATTGATTTTGTATCGCCGCAGTATGTTGTGATTGATAACGGCGGAATCGGGTATCAAATCTATACACCCAATCCGTTTATTTATAAGAAGGAAATGCAGGTCACGATTTATACGTACCACCATGTCCGTGAGGATGTATTTGCCCTGTACGGCTTTCAAATGAGGGAAGAGAAAATTCTTTTTACCAAGCTTTTGAATGTCACAGGAATTGGACCAAAAGGAGCATTAGCAATCCTGGCAAGCGGGGATCCGGACGCGGTTGTTTCAGCAATTGAAAATGAAGATGAAGCATTTTTAGTCAAGTTTCCCGGAGTCGGAAAAAAAACAGCCAGACAAATCATTCTTGATTTAAAAGGGAAGCTGTCAGACGTTGCTCCTGCTATATCAACTGATTTGTTTACCCATGAGGAGCACGAGAAGCAAGCTCAGAGTGAAGCTTCCATAGATGAAGCTTTGGAGGCGCTGAGGGTACTCGGATATGCAGATCGAGAGATTCATAAAGTTCTCCCTCATTTAAAGGAAGAAGCCGCATTGAGCACCGATCAGTACGTTAAAATAGCGCTAAAAAAACTATTGAAATAG
- a CDS encoding intercompartmental signaling factor BofC, whose amino-acid sequence MVKTIVIRCAAAIFCLAIFGFFSEAGLATTGNTQILNRTKPLTITVQVENVYLDGDVNIEKYKETIWAMEDFWAEYEGYSLAEQREGFVIFRKQIDDISPLSKLNGYIGLTGDGIISTFHGRPDSVKIPIQLFFQVDTGRLESHIENKLKMGIPFRSKKEFLQVMNQYKLYAS is encoded by the coding sequence ATGGTGAAAACGATCGTAATAAGATGCGCTGCAGCAATATTTTGCTTAGCCATTTTTGGATTTTTTTCTGAAGCTGGACTTGCAACAACCGGCAACACTCAAATTTTAAACAGAACAAAGCCTTTAACGATAACTGTACAAGTGGAGAATGTATATTTGGATGGGGACGTCAACATAGAAAAGTACAAAGAAACCATTTGGGCAATGGAAGATTTTTGGGCGGAATATGAAGGATATTCATTGGCAGAACAGCGGGAAGGTTTCGTTATTTTTCGTAAACAGATCGATGATATTTCCCCTTTAAGCAAACTGAATGGCTATATTGGCTTGACTGGTGACGGGATTATATCAACGTTTCACGGACGTCCAGATTCTGTAAAAATACCGATTCAGCTGTTTTTTCAAGTGGACACTGGAAGACTGGAAAGCCATATCGAGAATAAGCTGAAAATGGGAATCCCATTTCGTTCGAAAAAAGAATTTCTGCAGGTCATGAATCAGTATAAGCTTTACGCAAGCTAG
- a CDS encoding serine/threonine protein kinase has translation MTAAKKLSSLVEYNTKKRKNKLVSMPPELVLAGKGRSAYVFKYNEASEVKALKVFFPEYEEIAKREASIYQLLSGSKYYPKLYESGPSYLVIDYIEGHTFFECLLKGVPISDEMINEVDAALQEARKTGLNPSDIHLRNLIVTKDKEIKVIDVARFTQTKSDTQWEDLKKAYYSLYKHPLFPKKISRIWLEIIAYLYKKKMDSV, from the coding sequence TTGACGGCCGCAAAAAAACTTTCTTCCTTGGTTGAATACAACACTAAAAAACGAAAAAACAAGCTCGTTTCAATGCCCCCTGAACTCGTATTGGCGGGCAAGGGCAGAAGCGCTTATGTTTTTAAATATAATGAAGCATCTGAAGTAAAAGCTTTGAAAGTATTTTTTCCTGAATATGAGGAAATTGCCAAAAGGGAAGCAAGCATATATCAATTGCTTTCCGGATCGAAGTATTATCCAAAGCTGTATGAATCAGGTCCTTCCTACCTGGTGATTGATTATATTGAAGGGCATACTTTTTTTGAATGCCTCTTAAAAGGGGTGCCGATTAGCGATGAAATGATCAATGAAGTAGACGCAGCTCTTCAAGAAGCAAGAAAAACAGGATTGAACCCTTCTGACATTCACTTGCGAAATTTAATTGTAACGAAAGACAAGGAAATAAAAGTAATTGATGTTGCAAGATTTACGCAAACCAAATCAGATACACAATGGGAGGACTTAAAGAAGGCCTATTACAGTTTGTATAAACACCCGCTATTCCCCAAAAAAATATCAAGAATCTGGCTTGAAATCATTGCTTACCTCTATAAAAAAAAAATGGATTCAGTTTAA
- a CDS encoding YebC/PmpR family DNA-binding transcriptional regulator, with the protein MAGHSKWKNIQKRKNAQDSKRGKIFMKLAKEIYVAAKTAGTDPESNASLRLVIDKAKQSNMPNDNIERAIKKADGSKDNNSYEEITYEGYGPSGVAVMVKCLTDNKNRTATNVRTAFNKNGGSLGESGCVAYMFERKGYLAIERKGLNVDEDELMLEVIEAGAEELETSDESFEIYTEAEQFEQVKHTLEKNEYSLDSAEITMIPQTYTEVDEADSEKVEKLIDVLEDDDDVQEVYHNMEN; encoded by the coding sequence ATGGCTGGGCATTCCAAGTGGAAGAATATTCAGAAGCGAAAAAATGCTCAAGATAGCAAGCGTGGGAAAATCTTTATGAAGCTTGCCAAGGAAATTTATGTTGCGGCAAAAACAGCCGGTACAGATCCGGAGTCCAATGCAAGCCTTCGCTTAGTGATAGATAAAGCAAAACAGTCTAATATGCCGAATGACAATATAGAAAGAGCGATCAAAAAAGCCGATGGAAGTAAGGACAATAACAGCTATGAAGAAATAACCTACGAGGGTTATGGCCCGTCAGGTGTAGCAGTTATGGTAAAGTGCTTAACTGACAATAAAAATCGAACAGCAACCAATGTCCGAACGGCATTTAATAAGAATGGCGGCAGTCTTGGCGAAAGCGGCTGTGTCGCTTACATGTTTGAACGGAAAGGATATTTGGCGATTGAACGAAAAGGGCTTAATGTTGACGAGGATGAATTGATGCTTGAAGTGATTGAAGCAGGAGCCGAAGAGCTGGAAACGAGTGACGAATCCTTTGAAATATATACCGAGGCGGAGCAATTTGAGCAAGTAAAACACACACTGGAAAAAAACGAGTATTCTCTTGACTCAGCAGAAATCACAATGATCCCGCAAACCTACACTGAAGTCGATGAAGCAGATTCAGAAAAAGTGGAAAAACTGATCGATGTTCTTGAAGACGACGATGATGTTCAAGAAGTGTATCACAATATGGAAAATTAA
- a CDS encoding YhcN/YlaJ family sporulation lipoprotein has protein sequence MEHKFFKLTGLVFSLTTLSACGAQDNGLNNAYDNGTQRVGYYSNDANNNRDGMDNQGPFAELIDGMTNGGARNVDERTGNIREQPIGVNDNRGEYSRGDMNYHNHIMNTGYGGEKKENKELSGKITDELNRKNNIDNAAVLVTDATIFVSVRTDEALTQARKNQIEQIVSKYADNRTVQINNDPGTFTRMRNINGDNASSR, from the coding sequence TTGGAGCATAAATTTTTCAAGCTGACAGGCCTCGTTTTTTCCCTAACGACGTTAAGCGCATGCGGAGCCCAAGACAATGGCTTAAACAACGCGTACGACAATGGTACACAGCGGGTGGGGTATTATTCAAATGACGCCAATAACAATCGCGACGGTATGGATAATCAGGGTCCATTTGCAGAATTGATAGATGGAATGACAAATGGCGGTGCGAGGAATGTTGATGAACGAACCGGAAATATTAGAGAACAGCCGATCGGCGTGAATGATAATCGTGGGGAATACAGCAGAGGAGACATGAATTATCATAATCATATAATGAATACAGGCTACGGTGGCGAAAAAAAAGAAAATAAAGAACTATCCGGTAAAATAACGGATGAGCTCAACCGGAAGAACAATATTGACAACGCAGCAGTCTTGGTAACTGATGCAACGATTTTTGTGTCTGTCCGTACCGATGAAGCATTAACACAAGCAAGAAAAAACCAAATCGAGCAAATCGTTAGCAAATATGCTGATAATCGAACCGTTCAAATCAACAATGACCCTGGTACCTTTACAAGAATGCGAAACATCAATGGCGACAACGCCAGCTCGCGATAA